The following proteins are co-located in the Choristoneura fumiferana chromosome 23, NRCan_CFum_1, whole genome shotgun sequence genome:
- the LOC141440931 gene encoding probable G-protein coupled receptor CG31760 yields MGVPRRMSSALLLPFALLALPADAANATGYREELESSLRLVHAVATGATGALCVTHRFGQLRAPLHVTRWDSARARADLAASLLHQLGLESADVLRAVSQSLVMGNPSERAVGARAIPLRAGGKVKNATGWERYGTAEPVAVVFTPLEQTPIPEFPWYESRHKIESLRSLKFMHSPLGAVMKGWWTFPYYSCDAERWLLSYTVPVHSAREQEGVVSLDIDISNLEINQCEINTADKNDNQIYSFHGTHKCPNETTFCDYKPNREAGIRHSGWARGSYICRCRDGYYSMHHPDGFNGSLVEVAYQEFKENNGFENWSEPYECLQCQPGCETCRGPEPCLATYNWPFRISLLVISVSCAFMTVLLTIYTRHHRRVKVFRVASPVFLSITLLGCAIMYMEMAAIFPVLDRYSCIATKWTRHLGFCITYTALLMKTWRVSLTYRVKSAHKLKLTDKQLLQWMAPILLIMLVYLGTWTLSSPPDAEDITDNKGLKFKQCTYNWWDHSLAIGEILFLLWGVRVCYRVRHAESLYNEARLISIAIYNIFTVNSLMIAFHLLILPQAGPDIKYLLGFIRTQLSTSTTVLLVFLPKVLRVVRGTGDTWDRGARARGVPPSTSLNGIGLVPDEPPDLYRENDELKEEVQKLAAQIEFMKIVQMEMHNRHLRPRPGGYFTAANSGAQSPHPTAVNISQDSTEWPGPV; encoded by the exons GAAGAGTTGGAGTCCTCACTGCGGCTAGTGCATGCAGTCGCCACCGGAGCCACGGGGGCGCTGTGTGTTACTCACCGTTTCGGGCAGCTGCGAGCACCTTTGCACGTCACGCGGTGGGACTCTGCAAGAGCTCGAGCAGACCTAGCTGCCAGCCTTTTGCACCAACTGGGATTGGAGTCTGCTG ACGTACTTCGAGCAGTATCACAATCACTAGTAATGGGCAATCCCTCAGAAAGGGCGGTAGGTGCAAGAGCTATACCTCTAAGAGCTGGTGGAAAAGTGAAGAACGCGACAGGTTGGGAAAGATACGGTACAGCAGAACCAGTTGCAGTTGTCTTTACACCACTAGAACAGACGCCTATACCTGAATTCCCTTg GTATGAATCACGACATAAAATAGAATCTCTCCGATCCCTTAAGTTCATGCATTCGCCACTTGGTGCCGTCATGAAGGGTTGGTGGACCTTTCCTTATTACAGCTGCGATGCAGAACGGTGGCTCTTGTCGTACACAGTTCCAGTCCATTCCGCTAGAGA GCAAGAAGGAGTTGTTTCGCTTGATATAGACATATCTAACTTGGAAATAAATCAATGTGAGATCAATACAGCAGATAAAAATGACAATCAAATTTATTCTTTTCATGGCACACATAAATGTCCCAACGAAACCACTTTC TGCGATTACAAACCAAATCGGGAAGCTGGCATTAGACATTCTGGCTGGGCTCGAGGATCATATATTTGCCGATGCCGGGATGGATATTACTCAATGCATCATCCTGATGGATTCAATGGATCACTAGTGGAAG TAGCTTACCAAGAATTTAAGGAGAACAACGGCTTTGAAAATTGGAGCGAGCCCTATGAGTGTCTGCAATGCCAACCAGGGTGCGAGACGTGCAGGGGGCCCGAGCCGTGCCTAGCCACTTACAATTGGCCATTTCG gaTATCCCTTCTAGTGATATCAGTGAGCTGTGCGTTTATGACGGTGTTACTCACAATCTACACACGTCATCATCGCCGAGTGAAGGTGTTCCGTGTTGCCAGTCCCGTGTTCCTCTCTATCACACTTCTAGGATGCGCTATTATGTATATGGAG ATGGCAGCTATATTCCCAGTACTGGACCGTTACTCCTGCATCGCTACAAAATGGACTCGGCATTTGGGCTTCTGCATTACCTACACTGCACTGTTAATGAAAACTTggag AGTATCTCTGACTTATCGCGTAAAGTCAGCTCACAAGCTGAAACTGACTGACAAACAGCTTCTCCAGTGGATGGCTCCCATATTGCTGATCATGCTGGTCTACCTCGGGACCTGGACGCTCTCGTCGCCGCCTGATGCTGAAGAT atcACAGATAACAAGGGCCTGAAATTCAAACAATGTACTTATAATTGGTGGGATCACAGTTTGGCTATAG GCGAGATCCTCTTCTTGCTGTGGGGCGTGCGAGTGTGCTACAGAGTGCGACACGCGGAAAGTCTATACAACGAAGCGCGGCTCATCTCCATCGCAATCTACAACATATTCACCGTCAACTCGCTCATGATAGCTTTCCA tttacTAATCCTGCCTCAGGCCGGACCAGATATAAAATATCTGCTTGGCTTTATTAGAACACAGCTGTCCACGTCCACCACTGTACTTCTAGTATTTTTACCAAAG GTTTTGCGGGTAGTCCGGGGCACGGGGGACACGTGGGACCGCGGAGCACGCGCGCGCGGCGTGCCGCCCTCCACGTCGCTCAACGGCATCGGGCTGGTGCCGGATGAGCCGCCGGATCTCTACCGTGAAAACGACGAACTTAAG GAGGAAGTCCAGAAGCTAGCTGCTCAGATAGAATTCATGAAGATAGTGCAAATGGAGATGCATAACCGGCACCTGCGACCGCGGCCCGGCGGCTACTTCACCGCTGCCAATAGCGGGGCACAGAGCCCGCATCCCACCGCCGTCAACATATCGCAG GACAGCACGGAATGGCCGGGCCCGGTGTGA
- the LOC141440934 gene encoding uncharacterized protein yields the protein MIQTNRWTGGTDEEYSTQHFGFGSQRVKIALRQMVEEKIRTGVTDMESYLLNSLDLNEEDKAAVRRSSKKLIRLYCERAEPSLEVVDSELEKMLKVPANVLLPADEVHEKELTDAEYDNLKQEVTALRNRVERAALMEALLTAEDKDISSMETVYDTAKQHMELQDMIHKNMDKNDLKTIQNGAELLCAQIPLKDDEFFDELP from the coding sequence ATGATTCAAACAAACCGATGGACAGGAGGCACTGATGAAGAATACTCGACGCAACACTTCGGCTTTGGCTCGCAGCGGGTCAAAATAGCTCTTCGTCAAATGGTCGAAGAAAAGATAAGGACTGGAGTTACTGACATGGAATCATATTTACTGAACTCTCTCGATTTGAATGAAGAAGATAAAGCCGCGGTTCGCCGTTCAAGTAAAAAGTTGATACGTTTATACTGTGAAAGAGCGGAGCCTTCTTTGGAAGTCGTGGACAGTGAACTCGAAAAAATGCTGAAGGTGCCTGCAAATGTGTTATTGCCTGCTGACGAGGTTCACGAGAAGGAATTGACTGACGCTGAATACGATAATTTAAAGCAAGAAGTGACGGCTTTAAGAAACCGAGTGGAACGGGCAGCTTTGATGGAGGCATTGTTAACCGCTGAAGATAAAGATATCTCTTCAATGGAGACAGTTTATGATACAGCTAAGCAGCATATGGAATTGCAGGACATGATTCACAAAAATATGGATAAGAATGATTTGAAAACAATTCAAAATGGGGCTGAGCTTTTATGCGCGCAGATTCCATTAAAGGATGATGAATTTTTTGATGAATTACCATAG